The following coding sequences lie in one Sesamum indicum cultivar Zhongzhi No. 13 linkage group LG9, S_indicum_v1.0, whole genome shotgun sequence genomic window:
- the LOC105169976 gene encoding neuroguidin, with the protein MAEATKSIPTNERIHREAPQLVTVLKEMKEGLDTLRNKIQALTAKVKANNFPTSDGISYLEAKHLLLLNYCQSLVYFLLCKAKGLSIQGHPVVRSLVEIRLFLEKIRPIDKKLQYQIQKLTMTIATEVQKPGLNEKEAGEAQKSEDLLKYRPNPDLLVSKTNATAEDAGGAYRPPKFAPSSMEEDKMSRQEKNALRKEREMLRQAKQSAYVRELMNDLEGRPEEVRDYVGSESREVMNYMAKMEERARQEEELFTRAPLTKVDKKKMKHLKKSRNGLLGLTESFYDEIKALPMEGSAPEQVTDFSNASSLDRKFKKRKRKH; encoded by the exons ATGGCGGAGGCCACGAAATCTATACCCACCAATGAACGAATACACAG AGAGGCTCCGCAGTTGGTTACCGTGTTGAAGGAAATGAAGGAGGGTTTGGATACTCTTAGGAATAAAATCCAGGCTTTAACTGCTAAG GTCAAAGCAAATAATTTCCCGACATCAGATGGCATAAGCTATCTTGAAGCCAAACACTTGCTTCTTCTGAACTATTGCCAGTCGCTTGTCTATTTTCTGCTTTGCAAGGCAAAAGGACTATCTATTCAGGGGCATCCAGTGGTTAGGAGTTTGGTTGAGATAAGATTATTCTTAGAGAAG ATTCGCCCGATTGATAAAAAACTCCAATACCAAATTCAGAAGCTAACAATGACTATAGCAACAGAAGTTCAGAAACCAGGTTTGAATGAGAAGGAAGCAGGTGAAGCTCAGAAGTCAGAGGACTTGTTAAAATATCGCCCAAATCCAGACTTGCTTGTTAGCAAAACTAATGCAACTGCAGAG GATGCTGGTGGTGCATATCGACCCCCAAAATTTGCCCCATCTTCTATGGAGGAAGATAAGATGTCAAGACAGGAGAAAAATGCTTTGAGGAAAGAACGGGAAATGCTAAGACAAGCAAAGCAAAGTGCTTATGTTAGAGAATTAATGAATGATCTGGAGGGAAGACCTGAAGAG GTTAGAGACTACGTAGGATCAGAGAGTAGAGAAGTAATGAATTACATGGCGAAGATGGAAGAACGTGCTCGACAAGAAGAGGAACTTTTTACGCGTGCCCCTCTCACCAAAGTTgacaaaaagaagatgaaacaTTTAAAGAAGTCCAGAAATGG GTTGCTTGGTCTGACAGAAAGTTTCTATGATGAGATAAAAGCTTTACCCATGGAGGGTAGCGCCCCAGAGCAAGTGACCGACTTCAGTAATGCTAGCAGTCTAGATAGAAAATTTAAGAAGCGCAAG CGAAAGCATTGA
- the LOC105169977 gene encoding histone deacetylase HDT1 isoform X1, producing the protein MEFWGVEVKAGQPLKVQPEFGKLIHISQAALGEVKDVKGAKHVPLRLKVDSKNFIIGALSAEDRAQLMFDLVFERDFELSHDWKNGSVYFMGYVADDPVSDGEEFSDDFEDESEDEPVDALENGKVKPKSGDVKAAKVAAAKIGNKEEDQSDSDDDEDDIGSDSDDEMALDGEDSSDVSGEEDEDDEDDSSEEELPKMQKSKKRAAEQETPVPAKKAKSSTPDKSGNKKGQAGTPFPSKPAGKTPTGNKSKEQTPKSGGQLSCKSCSKSFTSENALQSHAKAKHGGK; encoded by the exons ATGGAGTTTTGGG GAGTTGAAGTTAAGGCCGGACAACCACTTAAGGTCCAACCTGAATTTGGAAAACTGATTCATATTTCTCAG GCAGCCCTGGGTGAAGTGAAGGATGTGAAAGGAGCCAAGCATGTGCCTCTAAGGCTGAAAGTTGATTCGAAGAACTTCATCATTGGAGCTCTTTCAGCAGAAGACAGAGCACAATTGATGTTTGATTTGGTGTTTGAGAGGGATTTTGAACTCTCTCATGATTGGAAAAATGGGAGTGTCTACTTTATGGGCTATGTTGCTGATGATCCTGTTTCAG ATGGTGAAGAGTTCTCTGATGATTTTGAGGATGAATCTGAGGATGAGCCTGTAGATGCTCTGGAAAACG GTAAAGTTAAACCGAAGTCTGGTGATGTAAAGGCTGCTAAAGTTGCCGCAGCTAAGATTGGAAACAAGGAAGAAGATCAGTCTGACTCTGATGACGATGAGGATGACATTGGATCTGATTCTGATGATGAAATGGCACTTGATGGAGAGGATTCTAGTGATGTCTCTGGAGAA gaggatgaagatgatgaggaTGATTCCAGCGAGGAAGAGTTGCCAAAG ATGCAGAAGTCCAAGAAAAGAGCAGCTGAACAAGAAACTCCTGTTCCTGCCAAGAAAGCTAAATCATCTACTCCTGACAAATCAG GTAACAAGAAAGGTCAGGCTGGAACTCCATTCCCTTCAAAACCTGCAGGAAAAACTCCAACCGGGAACAAGTCAAAGGAGCAGACTCCTAAATCTGGCGGCCAACTTTCCTGCAAATCTTGCAGCAA GTCCTTCACTTCTGAGAATGCTCTGCAGTCACACGCCAAGGCTAAGCACGGAGGCAAATGA
- the LOC105169977 gene encoding histone deacetylase HDT1 isoform X2 gives MEFWGVEVKAGQPLKVQPEFGKLIHISQAALGEVKDVKGAKHVPLRLKVDSKNFIIGALSAEDRAQLMFDLVFERDFELSHDWKNGSVYFMGYVADDPVSDGEEFSDDFEDESEDEPVDALENGKVKPKSGDVKAAKVAAAKIGNKEEDQSDSDDDEDDIGSDSDDEMALDGEDSSDVSGEEDEDDEDDSSEEELPKKSKKRAAEQETPVPAKKAKSSTPDKSGNKKGQAGTPFPSKPAGKTPTGNKSKEQTPKSGGQLSCKSCSKSFTSENALQSHAKAKHGGK, from the exons ATGGAGTTTTGGG GAGTTGAAGTTAAGGCCGGACAACCACTTAAGGTCCAACCTGAATTTGGAAAACTGATTCATATTTCTCAG GCAGCCCTGGGTGAAGTGAAGGATGTGAAAGGAGCCAAGCATGTGCCTCTAAGGCTGAAAGTTGATTCGAAGAACTTCATCATTGGAGCTCTTTCAGCAGAAGACAGAGCACAATTGATGTTTGATTTGGTGTTTGAGAGGGATTTTGAACTCTCTCATGATTGGAAAAATGGGAGTGTCTACTTTATGGGCTATGTTGCTGATGATCCTGTTTCAG ATGGTGAAGAGTTCTCTGATGATTTTGAGGATGAATCTGAGGATGAGCCTGTAGATGCTCTGGAAAACG GTAAAGTTAAACCGAAGTCTGGTGATGTAAAGGCTGCTAAAGTTGCCGCAGCTAAGATTGGAAACAAGGAAGAAGATCAGTCTGACTCTGATGACGATGAGGATGACATTGGATCTGATTCTGATGATGAAATGGCACTTGATGGAGAGGATTCTAGTGATGTCTCTGGAGAA gaggatgaagatgatgaggaTGATTCCAGCGAGGAAGAGTTGCCAAAG AAGTCCAAGAAAAGAGCAGCTGAACAAGAAACTCCTGTTCCTGCCAAGAAAGCTAAATCATCTACTCCTGACAAATCAG GTAACAAGAAAGGTCAGGCTGGAACTCCATTCCCTTCAAAACCTGCAGGAAAAACTCCAACCGGGAACAAGTCAAAGGAGCAGACTCCTAAATCTGGCGGCCAACTTTCCTGCAAATCTTGCAGCAA GTCCTTCACTTCTGAGAATGCTCTGCAGTCACACGCCAAGGCTAAGCACGGAGGCAAATGA
- the LOC105169978 gene encoding uncharacterized protein At4g22758, producing the protein MPSPKNYRKGGHQEKNRKGRLPEKASSFHGRGGGVAEEMIPRPRTVPDLLAGRRAGGSSAEDVVVLGSQPKLTKLLLNVTIQRSLGAVKVLMPLEATVEDLIATALRQYAKEARLPVLPTGDASGFDLHYSQFSLESLDRETKLMALGSRNFFLCPKRAAEVVAATASTSGCSREADNVAKKSLPWLKFMDFLR; encoded by the exons ATGCCATCGCCCAAGAATTACCGGAAAGGAGGCCATCAGGAGAAGAACAGGAAGGGGAGGTTACCGGAGAAGGCGTCTTCGTTTCACGGGAGAGGCGGTGGAGTGGCGGAGGAGATGATTCCGAGGCCGAGGACGGTACCGGACTTGCTGGCCGGGAGAAGAGCCGGTGGCAGCTCGGCGGAGGATGTGGTGGTGCTGGGAAGCCAGCCTAAGCTGACGAAGTTGCTGCTGAACGTGACTATTCAGAGGAGCCTTGGCGCCGTGAAGGTGCTGATGCCGCTGGAGGCAACGGTGGAGGACTTGATTGCGACGGCGCTACGGCAGTATGCGAAGGAGGCAAGGCTGCCTGTTCTTCCTACCGGCGACGCCTCCGGCTTCGACCTCCATTACTCCCAGTTTAGTCTAGAAA GTTTGGATAGGGAGACGAAGCTAATGGCACTGGGGTCAAGAAACTTCTTTCTATGCCCAAAGAGGGCGGCGGAGGTGGTGGCAGCAACCGCGTCCACCTCAGGATGTTCAAGAGAAGCTGATAACGTCGCCAAGAAGTCCTTGCCATGGCTCAAATTCATGGACTTTTTGCGTTAA